The Bdellovibrio sp. GT3 genome contains the following window.
CTGGTTTTGTGAGTAGGATTCTACTCATGACATATACAAATCTAGAACTCATCGGAACGATATTTTTTGCGTTGGCAGTGATTCACACCTTTATGGTGGGTAAAATATTGCATTGGTCTCACAAGTTTCCCAAAGGCTCCATGACCAGCGGTGTTTTGCATTTGCTGGGAGAGATTGAAGCGGTTTTTGCGATTTGGGCCAGTATGTTCATGGTGGTTTATATTGCCATGGAAGGTTGGACGCCAGCGATCACCTATCAGAATTCCCTGAATTTCACCGAACCGTTCTTTATTTTTGCGATCATGGTGGTGTGCTCAACACGTCCGATTTTAACAATTGCCCGTCAGGCCATTCTTGAATTAAGCACGTGGATTCAAAAGATTCTGAAAACACCGGCCGTGACAACGGATCTTGCAGTGGTCTTGATCATGGGTCCTTTGGCGGGAAGCTTTATCACCGAGCCTGCGGCGATGACTGTGACAGCGTTCATGCTAAATGCGATGTTGCAAAAAGAATCCAGCAAATTGATCTATGCATTGATTGCAGTTTTGTTCGTGAACGTTTCTATCGGTGGGGCTTTGACTCCTTTTGCGGCGCCTCCGATCTTGATGGTCGCATCCAAATGGGGCTGGGACTTTAATTATGTATTCACTCACCTTGGCTGGAAGTCGGCAATTGCTGTGGTGATCAATGCGATCGGTTTGGTTCTGATTTTCAAGAATGATTTTAAAGCGAATTGTATCACTCTGCGCGATGTTGAAAACAGAATGGCGGGTGGGCAGAAGTCAATTCCTTGGCAGGTGACTTTGATCCATTTGGCATTCCTTGCGGGCATCGTGGTGACAGGACATCATCAAAATGCCTTCCTTGGGATTTTCCTTTTGTTCTTGGGGGTCGCAGCAGTGACCACTCGTTATCAGGATTCACTTCGTTTGAAGGAAAGTCTTTTGGTTTCATTGTTCCTTGGCGGGATCATTCAATTTGGTGCTTTCCAAAAATGGTGGTTGGCGCCACTCCTGGGTAGAATGAACGACATTGTGCTTTTCAAAGGCGCTACATTGCTGACAGCAATCACCGATAATGCCGCGTTAACTTATCTGGGATCACAAGTGGATTTATCTGATGCCAGTAAGTATGCGTTAGTTGCGGGGGCTTTGGCCGGGGGTGGTTTGACGATCATCGCGAATGCTCCGAATGCTGCAGGTTACTCGGTGCTAAGTCACAAGTTCCCAGGCGGCATCAAGCCATTGAATCTGTTAATCGCAGCGTTGGCTCCAACGGCGGTTGCGATAGTCTGTCTTTGGATGCTTTAGAATTTAGGCAAAAAAAAAGGAACCCCGAGGGGTTCCTTTTTTACTTGGAGCAAAGCTCGAAGTACTCAGACTAGTGAGCAGCTTCTTCTTTTTTCTCTTCAGTTTTTACAGCTTTTTTGCCGTGTTTTTTAGCAGCTTTTTTCTCAGCTTTTACTTCAGCTTTAGTTTCAGCAGCTGGAGCAGCAGCAGTAGTTTCTGCAGGAGCAGCTGGAGCTGCAGCAGCAGGAGCAGTTTGGTTAGCTTGAGCGATAACACCAGCGAATACAACAGACATCAAGATAGTTGCGAATTTCATTGAAACCTCCAAAGGTTCTTTTTGTTTTCCGATATTGGAAACAAAAATAGACTAGCAAACAGAGTTAAATCTGTGATTAAAAGCATATTAAAAGTTTTTAATTTCAAATGAAAATATCGCGCCATTTTTTTCTGGGTGATTGCGGGCACTTAGCTTGGCGTCGTGTAAATTGGCGATCTTTTGTGCGATGGCCAGACCTAGACCAAAGCCTTTTACGCGGTTTTCCACGGACGCGCCTCGCGAGAATCTTTCAAATATAAATGGCAATTTTTCGTCAGGAATTCCCGCGCCATTGTCTTCGACCACAAGTTCTGTTTTCGCGTTCTTCCAAATCAGGGTGATGGTCACGACATCATTGTTGGGTGAATACTTGATCGCATTCTCAATAATATTGAAAACCAAATTCTCAAGAAGATCATTGTCGCCACGAACGGTTTTGCGATCTGCATCGGATTCGTTGTTGATATTAAATTTAAGTTTGATGCCTTTTGAGCTGGCCAGCTTCTCGCAGCGGGTGAGGGCTTCAAAAACCAATTCTTCCAAGGAAATTTCCTGCAGACTTAAGGCATCAAGGCCTGCATCTGCGCGCGCCAGCAGCAACATTTCCTGAACAATGTTTGCAAGACTGTCCACTTCCTGCAACGCACTTTTGGTGTATTGCTCCAGATCGATCTTGTTTTGCGTTTTCAAGAGTTCGATTTCCTGGCGCATGATCGTGAGAGGAGTCAGAAGCTGATGAGAAGCATCTGCAATAAAGCGTTCCTGGGATTGAAAGGCCTGTTCGATCCGATCCAGCATTTCATTCAGTGTGAGAGCCAGTTTTTTGACTTCGTCGTCAGCGACGGGCACGGGAACCCGGCGGGTCAGTTCGCTGGCTTTGATTTCCTTGGCGATATCAATCATGTGAATCACAGGCGCCAAAGCACGGGAAGACAAAAACAATCCCCCCAAGGTGGCAATCAAAAGCACCACGGGAATACCGATTTCCAGAAGTGTCAGACGTTTGCTGATTTGGGTTTCCAGCAAGGTCATCGGGACGGCAATTTGAAGTAAAAGTTGTGGGTTCGTGACGTTATCCAGAGGAAACGAGATCAGGCGATAAGAATCCGCCTCTGCCGATGGGATGTCATGAATATGTTCAATGGTGCGATAAGTGGCCTCTTCGCCGGCCCAGATTCGTTCGAAATCTTTTTTGTACGGGGGATTGAATTCTCCAAAGTTTCCCACGCGAGCCAATACCGCGCCCGAGCTGTGACGTACTTGAATCAATGCTGTTCCCAGTGGGAACGGCAGGATTTTTCCATGATCCAGTCTTAGCGGTGGAAAGTTCAGATCGCCTTTAACCCCGATCTCCACACCCTCGGAAACGTCCACGGAATAATTGAAAAGGGCGTCGTCGAAATCCTGCTGAAGGTTATCGATCGACATTTTAAAAATGACCATGTTGAACAGAATCGTCGTGGCGCCAAAAAACACGACAAAAAACAGGGACAGGCGAACGCGAATGCTGAGTTTCGCAAATAGGTTACGGAGACTCTTTAAGAACATAGCCGGTCCCCACTACGGTATGAAGAAGTCTTTTGTTGAAGGGGGCATCAATTTTTTTGCGCAAAAGATTGATATAGACATCGATCACATTGGATTCGGAATCAAAGTGAATGTCCCAGACGTGCTCTGCAATCGAAACGCGACCCAATGGGCGTTCCGGGTGGCGCATGAAGTACTCAAGCAGCGCAAACTCCTTGGTCGTCAACGAGATATCCTGGCCGGAACGACGGACTTTGCGTTGTAAAAGATCAAGTTCCAGGTCGGCGTATTTTAAAACGTTCGTGATAGCGCCACTTGTCGAGCCTTTACGGCGAAGCAAAGCGCGCACTCGGGCATGAAGTTCATCAAAAGAGTAGGGTTTGGTCAGGTAGTCATCGGCGCCAGCATCAAGGCCGTTCACTTTGTCTTTGGTGGTGGAAAGAGCTGTAACCATCAGAATCGGGCCAGTAAATCCATCGCGGCGGAAGTGCCGGGCCGTATCGATGCCATTCTGATCCGGAAGCATAACATCCAGAATGACCAGGTCGTAGTCGCCTTGAGCCATGTAAGACTCGGCAGATGTACCGCTTTCGGCAATATCAACAGCGTAGCCGACTTCGTTAAGGCCTTTTTTAAGGAAGTTGGCCATTTTTGCCTGATCTTCAACTACGAGTATCCGCATGGTTTCCCCTACTGTGTGGGAAAAAACGTCTCACTTCCACTCGGGGATGGCAAGGGTAATGCTAGATGTCAGGGATTTCACCGAAGTCATACTCGTGCTTTTTTTTAAATCCAGAGGAACTGGATTTTTCGACGCTGAGTATTCTTTTTTCGGAATCGGCGGTGACAGAGACAGGAGAACCTCCGGGTTCCCCGGAGTCCTGCAACTGTTTTAACACAGTGGCGTAAGACGAAATTTTGCGCGGCAGGGTGTAGGCGCCACGGGCTTTGTCGGAGTCAAAGAACACTTCCACTTCGTCGGAAATATCACGGACCACGCGCACTTTGGCCGTGAATGACTCGGACTTCTCCTGAGTCGCCTCGGACTCATAAATACGGGTATTGACCTTCTTGCTTTGGGCATGGCCCGGATCCGATAGAAAAAGGAGAATTATCAAGCTGAGCATAATATGAGTTCCTCTAAGGGTTATTGTGCACGGAATTCGAAGCGTAAGTCCATTCTCCATTGTGGCCTATCTTGTTTTGAGACGGGGGATGGGAGCGGTGCTAAGAGCTTCTAAATAGCCGATTGAATTCAATTTTTAATAAGAAACACTTGCTGATTTGCGCAACGCAGAGCAGACTTTTGTTAAGGGTCTGGATATGGACTCATTTGGAAAATTGGAGCGTAGTGGAATTGGTGCATGTGTTGTTCGTTGATGACGAACCGACACTCCTATCTTTGTTCAAGCAGGAAGTTTCGCGGCAGAGTCCCGCGCTGTCCTTCCATTATCATCTTGTCGCCAATGCTCATGACGTGCTGAAACAGTTGGATGGTTTCGGTAATGCCCCTGTCCTTGTTGTGATTTCAAAAGTAACCACGCCGGAAATGGACGAACTGGCACTTTTGAAGGTTGTGCAAAGAAAGCACCCACGCGCAAAAATTTATATATGTACCGACGTGAATGCGCCCTATGTCCGCAAGGGAAATGAAGAGCATGGGGCTTTGAGATTTATTTCCAAACCGCTGAATTTCAAATCCTTATACGGGGCTATTTCCGAAGACTTCCTGAATCCGCTATTTTAGTTTCTGCTCGTAAGAATCCTTGATGCCAACTTTACAATCCGGAAAGAACGCGCGTGTCAGCACGCATTATCTATTTGAAAATCCAATAAATCGGCGCAAGATGTATTGTCTCAGAAAATGATAACAACCTTGATAGGGAGAAAGAATGAATAAGTTAGTACTTGGAGGCCTTGTTGTTGCAATGGCTCTTACAACTGCTTGCAACAGAAAAGTTAAATTGGACACTGATATCAAAAAGGCGTCCTATGCTATCGGCCAACAAATTGGCGGCAACTTGAAACAACAAAACATCGATTTCGATTCTGACGCTTTGGCGCAGGCTTTGAAAGATGCTTCTGTTGGTAAAAACGAAATGACCAAAGAAGACATGCAAGCAGCGATGATGAAACTTCAAGAGCTTGCGATGAAAAAACAACAAGAAGCAGCTGATACAAATGCTAAATCAGGTAAAGACTTCCTTGAGAAGAACAAATCTGCAGCTAACGTAAAAACAACTGCATCTGGTCTTCAATACATCATGGAAAAAGAAGGCACCGGCGCGATGCCTAAAAAAGAAGACGTAGTTAAAGTTCACTACAAAGGTACTTTGACGAACGGCGAACAATTCGATTCTTCTTATGACCGTGGTCAACCAGCTGAATTCCCAGTTGGTGGCGTTATCCCAGGTTGGACAGAAGCTCTTCAGTTGATGAAAGTTGGCTCTAAAGCAAAACTTTTCATCCCACCAGAACTTGCTTACGGCCCATCAGGTCGCCCAGGTATCCCACCAAATTCAGTTCTAGTATTCGAAGTTGAATTGATGGATATCGTTAAGGCTGACAAGCCAGCTGCAAAAGCTAAAAAATAGTCTGCAATAATGTTTGATCTGACTATTGACCCTTATCTTCATTTCGATCGCCTCCTTAAAGAGGCGACTGAAAAGCAAATCCCGGAGGCGAACGCCATGTCGGTCGCCACCGTGGATGATAGGGGCATTCCCTCTGTGAGAGTTGTCTATCTAAAAGACAGAACTCCAGAGGGTTTTGTTTTTTATGGCAACTATCACAGCCATAAGGGATTGGATCTGGAAGAAAATCCCAATATCTGTTTGAATTTTCATTGGCCAGCTATCTGGCAACAGATTCGCATCACGGGGATGGCAGTTAAAGTGCGCCCTGAAGAAAGCGATGCCTACTGGAAAACCCGTGCTCGCCTTAGTCAAATCGGCGGCTGGGCTTCAAATCAAAGCGAAGAAATTCCTGACTACGATTATCTTGAACGTCGCGTGCGTGAATACGAAAAGCAATTCGAAGGACAGGTGATCCCGCGTCCACCGCATTGGGGAGGATGGTTAGTCATCCCCACCGAAATCGAATTCTGGTTTGGTTTAAATGGTCGATTGCATGAACGCTACATCTACGAAAAAACGGAAGAGGGTTGGAATACCTTCATGCGTTCTCCGTAAAAAATCTCATTAAATTAGTGTCTGGTGTCGTCTTGAAAGCTTTCACCGGAATGCGACTCCGATTGGCGTCGTTGTTCACGACGGGCTTCGCGGGCCGCACGACGAGCGTCTCTTTCCTCGCGGCGATGTTCACGTTCTGAAAAACGTTGCTCACGTCGGGTTCTGCGCCCCTCAACAAAATCCATCAAAAACTCAGCTAATGCGCCATCAAGGCTGGAAGGTCGGGGATGCTCATGTTGTTGCATGCGTTCCTCCTCTTTTTCAGCTGCTTCCTCGGCCGCTTTTTTCTGCGCGTTTACTTTTTTAACTCCCGGCCATTGCTGAGTGAAAATGTACGTGTACCCACCAGCGGTGATTGCCGCCAGAATCAAACCCGCCCAGAGAGTGGCCGTTCCGTAGACGGTGCCCAACTTATCATATTGAAGGGTGGCATCGATCAGTGCCATGAAAAGCCCGCCACAGAAAAAGAATGTGGCGCA
Protein-coding sequences here:
- a CDS encoding response regulator transcription factor encodes the protein MRILVVEDQAKMANFLKKGLNEVGYAVDIAESGTSAESYMAQGDYDLVILDVMLPDQNGIDTARHFRRDGFTGPILMVTALSTTKDKVNGLDAGADDYLTKPYSFDELHARVRALLRRKGSTSGAITNVLKYADLELDLLQRKVRRSGQDISLTTKEFALLEYFMRHPERPLGRVSIAEHVWDIHFDSESNVIDVYINLLRKKIDAPFNKRLLHTVVGTGYVLKESP
- the pdxH gene encoding pyridoxamine 5'-phosphate oxidase, whose translation is MFDLTIDPYLHFDRLLKEATEKQIPEANAMSVATVDDRGIPSVRVVYLKDRTPEGFVFYGNYHSHKGLDLEENPNICLNFHWPAIWQQIRITGMAVKVRPEESDAYWKTRARLSQIGGWASNQSEEIPDYDYLERRVREYEKQFEGQVIPRPPHWGGWLVIPTEIEFWFGLNGRLHERYIYEKTEEGWNTFMRSP
- a CDS encoding FKBP-type peptidyl-prolyl cis-trans isomerase, whose product is MNKLVLGGLVVAMALTTACNRKVKLDTDIKKASYAIGQQIGGNLKQQNIDFDSDALAQALKDASVGKNEMTKEDMQAAMMKLQELAMKKQQEAADTNAKSGKDFLEKNKSAANVKTTASGLQYIMEKEGTGAMPKKEDVVKVHYKGTLTNGEQFDSSYDRGQPAEFPVGGVIPGWTEALQLMKVGSKAKLFIPPELAYGPSGRPGIPPNSVLVFEVELMDIVKADKPAAKAKK
- a CDS encoding response regulator transcription factor, whose product is MELVHVLFVDDEPTLLSLFKQEVSRQSPALSFHYHLVANAHDVLKQLDGFGNAPVLVVISKVTTPEMDELALLKVVQRKHPRAKIYICTDVNAPYVRKGNEEHGALRFISKPLNFKSLYGAISEDFLNPLF
- a CDS encoding sensor histidine kinase is translated as MFLKSLRNLFAKLSIRVRLSLFFVVFFGATTILFNMVIFKMSIDNLQQDFDDALFNYSVDVSEGVEIGVKGDLNFPPLRLDHGKILPFPLGTALIQVRHSSGAVLARVGNFGEFNPPYKKDFERIWAGEEATYRTIEHIHDIPSAEADSYRLISFPLDNVTNPQLLLQIAVPMTLLETQISKRLTLLEIGIPVVLLIATLGGLFLSSRALAPVIHMIDIAKEIKASELTRRVPVPVADDEVKKLALTLNEMLDRIEQAFQSQERFIADASHQLLTPLTIMRQEIELLKTQNKIDLEQYTKSALQEVDSLANIVQEMLLLARADAGLDALSLQEISLEELVFEALTRCEKLASSKGIKLKFNINNESDADRKTVRGDNDLLENLVFNIIENAIKYSPNNDVVTITLIWKNAKTELVVEDNGAGIPDEKLPFIFERFSRGASVENRVKGFGLGLAIAQKIANLHDAKLSARNHPEKNGAIFSFEIKNF
- a CDS encoding putative Na+/H+ antiporter, which encodes MTYTNLELIGTIFFALAVIHTFMVGKILHWSHKFPKGSMTSGVLHLLGEIEAVFAIWASMFMVVYIAMEGWTPAITYQNSLNFTEPFFIFAIMVVCSTRPILTIARQAILELSTWIQKILKTPAVTTDLAVVLIMGPLAGSFITEPAAMTVTAFMLNAMLQKESSKLIYALIAVLFVNVSIGGALTPFAAPPILMVASKWGWDFNYVFTHLGWKSAIAVVINAIGLVLIFKNDFKANCITLRDVENRMAGGQKSIPWQVTLIHLAFLAGIVVTGHHQNAFLGIFLLFLGVAAVTTRYQDSLRLKESLLVSLFLGGIIQFGAFQKWWLAPLLGRMNDIVLFKGATLLTAITDNAALTYLGSQVDLSDASKYALVAGALAGGGLTIIANAPNAAGYSVLSHKFPGGIKPLNLLIAALAPTAVAIVCLWML